The genome window GAGCTGATCCTCGGTGTACTGGCGGTCACGGCGCTGGTGGAGGCGCTCGGGGTGCTCTCCGGCTCCGAAGTGTGGCTGCTCGGACTGCTGGTGTTCCTGCCGGGCACGGCGTCCGCGCTGTGCACCGTACGGCAGACCGCGTTCGTCGCCGCGTGGACCACGCTCGTCGTCACCACCACGGCTGTCGTGCGGGACGTGGACGCGGACCGGTGGCTCGACCGGCTCCTGCTGGTGCTGCTGACCCTCACCCTGGGCGTGGCCTCGGTGTACGCCTGTCACCGGCGGATCGGGCGCGAGCACGAGATGTTCCGGCTGCGCTCCACGGCCGCCGCGATGCAGCGGCACATCCTCCACCCGCTGCCCCTCCTCACCGACGACGTCCTGGTGAACGGGATCTACGAGCCCCTCCAGGAGGACCGGCTCGTCGGCGGCGACATCTACGACGTGGTCGCCTCGCCCTGGGGTGCCCGGGTGCTGATCGGTGACGTCCAGGGCAAGGGACTGGCGGCCGTGGGCGCCGCGTTCGCCGTCATCGGCGCCTTCCGTGAGGCCGCTCATCGTGAGCCCACGCTCACCGCGCTCGCCGACGCCCTGGACGCGGCCGTCGTCCGCCACAACTCCTACGCCGAGAACACCGGCGACGACGAGCGTTTCGTCACCGCCCTGGTGGTCGGCATCGACGCGCTGACCGACGAGGCGCAGGCCGTCAACTGCGGGCACATCCCGCCGCATGTGCTGCACGAGGGGGCGGTCACCTCGGCGGAGCTGGACTCCGGGGTCCCGCTGGGGCTCGCCGAGCTGGCGGTCGAACCGACGACCGTGGGCTGGTTCGCGTTCCCGGAGGGCGCGACGCTGCTGCTGAGCACCGACGGTCTGACCGAGACCCGCGCCGCCGACGGCACGTTCTACCCGGTCGACGAACGCCTCGCCAAGCACCTCGACCTCTCCCCCACCGAGCTGCCCCGGGCCCTGTACGAGGACGCCCGCGCGTACGCGGGCGGCGGCGGCCCGCACGACGACGTGGCCATCCTGACGGTCCGCCGCTCACCGCGTCACTGAACCGGTACCGAAAAGGGTTTCTGCGGCACGGTAGGGGCCCGCGGGGGCATTCGGGTGTCCTGAACCGCTCGCCCCGCGAACTCGGCCCTCTCCCGCCTCCCTTGACACTTCAACAGCCCGCTCCTACGTTGCGAAAACCTTTCAGGTCGCTTTTCCGTACCCCCTGGTTCACGCACATGTGTCGTCAACGGGACAGGGAGCAGCCGATGAGAAGACCGCACAGCCTCCTGATACGACGTCGGCGCACGAGGTGTCTCCTCGTCGCCCTGGCGCTCAGCGCGTGTTCCGTCGTCGCCGCTCCCCCGGCCGCCGCGGCGCAGACCATCGGGTTCCCCACCTTCGGCGGGCCCGCGATCCCGGCACCGCCGGTCGCCCACACCTCGGGCGACATGATGAAGTCCATCTACGACGCGGAGAGTTCGGGCACCGACTTCTGGATGGACCGGCTCCTCGCCCGCTCCGGCAACGATCCCGCCGGGCCCTGGCTGATGAGCCGCGGGCGGGCGCTGTACATGAAGGAGCACAACCCGGCCCAGTTCGGTTTCGGCGGCCGGGCCGCCTACTGGGAGAGCATCAACGACAGCAGCGCCTACACCGTGGCGGTCACCCCGGGCACCTTCACCGAGCAGGTCGCCCAGCGCCGGCAGACGCCGAGCCACTGGAAGAGCGTCCACACGAGCGGCTCGATCACGGTCGACCAGACGAAGTTCATCACCGACAACAACGTGGCCGTGACCAACCTGTCCCTCAAGAACAACGGTTCCACGTCCACGACGCTCCAGCTGCGGGCGACCTCGCCGTACGCCACCTCGGGCACCGGCAGCGAACTCACCGGCCAGGTCAACGCCTACAACAACCTGACCACGCTCCGCCCGCGCCTCACCGGCGACGGTTTCAGCGTCTCCAGCGGCGGCCTCAACCGGTCCGTGACGATCGCGGCCGGGGCCACCGTGACGGCCAAGGTGGTGATGGGCTTCGTCACCGACGAGATCCCCCAGTCGCTGACCGAGTACAACGCCTACGCCGGGTACTCGCCCGCGACCGCGTTCGCCACCCATGTGAAGGCGTACAACCTGTGGTGGGCGCAGAACGTGCCCTACATCGACGTACCCGAACCGGCGATCAAGAAGAACATCTACTACCGCTGGTGGCTGATGCGCTTCAACAGCCTCGACGCGGACATCCCGGGCCAGACCTTCCAGTTCCCGACCTCGACCGAGGGCGTCCTCGGCTACAACAACGCCATCGCGCTCACCCAGCCGATGCACATCGACGACCTGAAGTATCTGCGGAACCCGGCCTACGCGTACGGGGACTGGCTGAGCGTGGGCCAGACGTCGAAGGGCGGGCGGTTCCTCGACAATCCGGGTGACCCGGAGAACTGGTCCAACAGCTACACCCAGTACATCGCCGAGGCGGCCTGGAAGAGCTATCAGATCCACGGCGGTCAGCCGGGCATCGCCGCCAACCTGGCGCGTTACGCCGAGGGTGACGTCAAGGGGCAACTGGCGTACTACGACCATGACGACAACAAGCTCATCGAGTACGACTGGGGTGCCCTGACCGGCAACGACGCCGACGCGGTGTCCTTCCACTGGAAGCCCGGCAACATGGACCGCGCCGAGTCCGCCTACCAGTACAGCGGCGCGCTCGCCGCCGCCCAGGCCTACGAGGCGATCGGCAACACGGCCAAGGCCACCGAGATGCGCACGCTCGCGAATCAGATCAAGGACGCGATCGTCAATGTGCTGTGGAACCCCAACAGGCAGCTGTTCGAGCACCGGTTGAAGTCGACGAACGAGTGGGTGCCCTGGAAGGAGATCAACAACTACTACCCGTTCTCGGTCGGCGCGGTCCCCAACACCACCGCCTACAAGCAGGCGTTGCGGCTGTACGACGACCCGGCGCAGTACCCGATCTTCCCCTTCTACACGGCCAACCAGGTCGACAAGAAGGCGGCGGCCGACGCCGGGGAGCCGGGCTCCAACAACTTCTCCACCATCAACTCGACCGTGCAGTTCCGGCTGTACTCGTCGGTGCTGCGGAACTACCCCAACTCCTGGATGAACGCGACCGACTACAAGAAGCTCCTGTACTGGAACACCTGGGCGCAGTACGTCGGCGGCAACACCCAGTGGCCCGACGCCAACGAGTTCTGGGCGGACTGGAACGGCAGCTCGATCAACTACCGCTCCTGGATCCACCACAACATCCTCGGCAGCAGCAACTGGACGGTCATCGAGGACGTGGCCGGGCTGCGTCCGCGCAGCGACGCGAAGGTGGAGCTGTCGCCGATCGACATCGGCTGGAGCCACTTCACCGTCAACAACCTCCGCTACCGGGGCGCCGATCTGTCCGTCGTCTGGGACGACCCGGCCGACGGTGTGGTGCGGTACCCGGGCATCCCGGAGGGCTACTCGATCTATGTCAACGGCAGCCGGGTGGCCACGGTCGGCTCGCTGGTGCCGCTGGTCTGGGACCCGGCGACCGGTGATGTCACCACCAGCGGCACGGTCACCCACCACACCGCCATGGCCGGGCTGAAGGCCCCCAACCAGGTGGTGCAGGACAGCCCGCAGATGGTCGACATGCTCGCCAAGGCGGGCGTCGACCTGACGGCCGACCTCACCAACCTCGCGGCCGGGGCGACGGTGTCCGCCTCGCACACCGGGTCCGGCAGCGCCGTCTCCGGCGCGGTCGACGGCTACCCCACCAATGAGCCCTTCTGGGGCGCGGGCGGCTCCGCCAACGCCCAGGACTGGTACGAGCTGAACCTCGGCACCGCCCGCACGCTCAACGAGGTCCGGCTGCACTTCAAGGACAGCCGCCCGGCGAGCACGACGTACCGAGCACCTTCCGCGTACACCATCCAGTACTACGACGGCAGTTCATGGGTGAGCGTCCCCGACCAGACGAAGTCGCCGACGGCGCCCCGGGCCAACTACAACCGGGTGCGGTTTCCGTCGATCAGCGCCCAGCGGGTCCGGGTGCTGGCCACCAACGCGTCCGGCGCGAAGACGGGGCTCACCGAGGTGAAGGTGTTCAACCGGGGCGGGGTCCAGCCGCCGGCCAACCTGGCCTCGTCGGCGACGGCGTCGGCGTCGTACACCTCGTCCTGGGAGAGTGTCACCGCCGTCAACGACGGGATCGATCCGCCGTCGTCCAACGACACCGTGAACCCGCGCTGGGGGACCTGGCCGGAGACGGGCCAGCAGTGGGCCGAGCTGACCTGGCCGTCGGCGAAGACCCTGAACAAGGCCGAGGTGTACTTCTTCGACGACGACCAGGGCATCGACATGCCCGCCTCGTGGAAGCTCCAGTACTGGAACGGCAGCGGGTACGTGGACGTACCGGGCGCCGGTGGCTTTCCGCTGGCGAAGAACCAGTACAACACCGTCTCCTTCGACGCCACGAGCACCACCCGGCTCCGGGTGCTGCTCACCGGCAACGGCACGAACTCCGTCGGACTCCTCGAAGCAAAGGTGTACGGACCGTGACTCGTCCCAGATTCCCGTCCACGACCCGTTTGAGGTCTCTTTCCGCGTTGATCGCCTCGGCCGCCCTGGCGGTGGCCTTCCTGGTGGCACCGCAGCCCGCTGCCGCCGCCGTCTCCTTCACCTCGACGGGGGTGAACCAGAACGGCGGCAACTGCCTGGATCTGCCCGGCGGTTCGACGGCCAACGGGACACAGCTGCGTGCCTTCGCCTGTGCCGGCGGCGCGGGCAACCAGAGCCTGTCGTTCACCCCGGTCGCGGGGACGGCCGACGTCTACACGATCACCACCCAGTCCGGGCAGTGCGTCGATGTGTACGGCGCCTCCACGGCCGACAACGCCGGGATCATCCAGTGGCCCTGCCACGGCGCGGCCAACCAGCAGTGGCGGCTCAGCCCGGTGTCGGTCGCCGGGACGGACAAGACCTTCAACCTGGTCTCCGTCGGTTCGGGCAAGTGCGTGGCGCCGAGCGGGGGTTCGTCGGCGTCCGACACCAATCTGGTGCAGCTGCCGTGCGCCGCGGCGAACGGCAGGGTGTGGCGGCTGCCCGGCTTCACCGGCGGCGGCACGGCCCCGAGGACGTTCACCAACCCCCTCGCCCAGCGCGGCCCCGACCCGTGGCTGACCTACCACGACGGCTTCTACTATCTCGCCACCACCACCTGGAACTCGACGATCACCATGCGCAGGGCGAGCACGCTCGCGGGGCTGGCGACCGCCAATGAACAGGTGATCTTCAATCTGACCCGCCCCGACGGGGCCGGCACGATGTGGGCCCCGGAGTTCCATCTCCTGGACGGGCCCAACGGCAAGCGCTGGTACTTCTACTACACGGCCGGACGGGAGCCCTTCGACCTGGGCACCCAGCGGATCCATGTGCTGGAGAGCGCGGGCCTGGACCCGATGGGCCCGTACAGCTTCAAGGCCGACCTGCTCGACCCGACGCAGGACAACACCTGGGAACTGGACCCCGGCATCCTCCAACTCGACGGCCGGCTCTATCTGTTGGGCACGTACTACAACGGCTCGCAGCCCATGTTCATCCGCCCGCTGTCGAACCCGTGGACCGCGAGCGGCACCCGTCGTGTCCTGTCCACGCCCACCCACAGCTGGGAGACGGTGGGCGGCGCCGTCAACGAGGGCGCCGAGGTACTGCAACGGAATGGCAGGACCTTCATCGTCTACTCCGCCAGCCACTGCTCCACACCCGACTACAAACTCGGCATGCTCACCTACAACGGCGGCGATCCGCTCAGCTCGTCCTCGTGGGTGAAGTCACCGAACCCGGTGTTCCAGCGGTCCAACGCGAACGGTGTGTACGGCCCCGGCCACAACGGGTTCTTCAAGTCGCCGGACGGCACCGAGGACTGGATGGTCTACCACGCCAACAACTCCGCCTCGGGAGGCTGCGACATGAACCGGTCCACCAGGGCCCAGAAGTTCACCTGGAACGC of Streptomyces phaeolivaceus contains these proteins:
- a CDS encoding PP2C family protein-serine/threonine phosphatase; this translates as MAASRRKRAVEGDDTFGAIEPPHNAELILGVLAVTALVEALGVLSGSEVWLLGLLVFLPGTASALCTVRQTAFVAAWTTLVVTTTAVVRDVDADRWLDRLLLVLLTLTLGVASVYACHRRIGREHEMFRLRSTAAAMQRHILHPLPLLTDDVLVNGIYEPLQEDRLVGGDIYDVVASPWGARVLIGDVQGKGLAAVGAAFAVIGAFREAAHREPTLTALADALDAAVVRHNSYAENTGDDERFVTALVVGIDALTDEAQAVNCGHIPPHVLHEGAVTSAELDSGVPLGLAELAVEPTTVGWFAFPEGATLLLSTDGLTETRAADGTFYPVDERLAKHLDLSPTELPRALYEDARAYAGGGGPHDDVAILTVRRSPRH
- a CDS encoding family 43 glycosylhydrolase produces the protein MTRPRFPSTTRLRSLSALIASAALAVAFLVAPQPAAAAVSFTSTGVNQNGGNCLDLPGGSTANGTQLRAFACAGGAGNQSLSFTPVAGTADVYTITTQSGQCVDVYGASTADNAGIIQWPCHGAANQQWRLSPVSVAGTDKTFNLVSVGSGKCVAPSGGSSASDTNLVQLPCAAANGRVWRLPGFTGGGTAPRTFTNPLAQRGPDPWLTYHDGFYYLATTTWNSTITMRRASTLAGLATANEQVIFNLTRPDGAGTMWAPEFHLLDGPNGKRWYFYYTAGREPFDLGTQRIHVLESAGLDPMGPYSFKADLLDPTQDNTWELDPGILQLDGRLYLLGTYYNGSQPMFIRPLSNPWTASGTRRVLSTPTHSWETVGGAVNEGAEVLQRNGRTFIVYSASHCSTPDYKLGMLTYNGGDPLSSSSWVKSPNPVFQRSNANGVYGPGHNGFFKSPDGTEDWMVYHANNSASGGCDMNRSTRAQKFTWNADGTPNFGTPVALGVTLTAPSGE
- a CDS encoding discoidin domain-containing protein translates to MRRPHSLLIRRRRTRCLLVALALSACSVVAAPPAAAAQTIGFPTFGGPAIPAPPVAHTSGDMMKSIYDAESSGTDFWMDRLLARSGNDPAGPWLMSRGRALYMKEHNPAQFGFGGRAAYWESINDSSAYTVAVTPGTFTEQVAQRRQTPSHWKSVHTSGSITVDQTKFITDNNVAVTNLSLKNNGSTSTTLQLRATSPYATSGTGSELTGQVNAYNNLTTLRPRLTGDGFSVSSGGLNRSVTIAAGATVTAKVVMGFVTDEIPQSLTEYNAYAGYSPATAFATHVKAYNLWWAQNVPYIDVPEPAIKKNIYYRWWLMRFNSLDADIPGQTFQFPTSTEGVLGYNNAIALTQPMHIDDLKYLRNPAYAYGDWLSVGQTSKGGRFLDNPGDPENWSNSYTQYIAEAAWKSYQIHGGQPGIAANLARYAEGDVKGQLAYYDHDDNKLIEYDWGALTGNDADAVSFHWKPGNMDRAESAYQYSGALAAAQAYEAIGNTAKATEMRTLANQIKDAIVNVLWNPNRQLFEHRLKSTNEWVPWKEINNYYPFSVGAVPNTTAYKQALRLYDDPAQYPIFPFYTANQVDKKAAADAGEPGSNNFSTINSTVQFRLYSSVLRNYPNSWMNATDYKKLLYWNTWAQYVGGNTQWPDANEFWADWNGSSINYRSWIHHNILGSSNWTVIEDVAGLRPRSDAKVELSPIDIGWSHFTVNNLRYRGADLSVVWDDPADGVVRYPGIPEGYSIYVNGSRVATVGSLVPLVWDPATGDVTTSGTVTHHTAMAGLKAPNQVVQDSPQMVDMLAKAGVDLTADLTNLAAGATVSASHTGSGSAVSGAVDGYPTNEPFWGAGGSANAQDWYELNLGTARTLNEVRLHFKDSRPASTTYRAPSAYTIQYYDGSSWVSVPDQTKSPTAPRANYNRVRFPSISAQRVRVLATNASGAKTGLTEVKVFNRGGVQPPANLASSATASASYTSSWESVTAVNDGIDPPSSNDTVNPRWGTWPETGQQWAELTWPSAKTLNKAEVYFFDDDQGIDMPASWKLQYWNGSGYVDVPGAGGFPLAKNQYNTVSFDATSTTRLRVLLTGNGTNSVGLLEAKVYGP